A DNA window from Chryseobacterium sp. MEBOG06 contains the following coding sequences:
- the glgB gene encoding 1,4-alpha-glucan branching protein GlgB, giving the protein MNSVKTYTLFTDHDVYLFKEGRHYKLYGKFGAHSVVKEGVKGIYFSVWAPNATKVSVIGNFNNWNHKDHILFPRWDESGIWEGFIEGLSWGTLYKYAIETPRGEILEKSDPYALSWEQNIQAASLVSTTWYEWNDQEWMGNRWKNNSLEAPVSVYELHLGSWVREEEHPDRFLNYRDIARKLVPYIMEMGFTHVEFMPVMEYPYDPSWGYQITGFYAATSRFGSPQDLMYFIDELHKNGIGVLLDWVPSHFPGDANGLYRFDGSHLYEHPDPKKGFHPDWKSHIFNYGRNEVKSFLISNAMFWLDRYHADGLRVDAVTSMLHLDYSRNEGEWDPNIYGENVNLEAKAFLQEFNTAVYKEFGNSIITIAEESSDFPMLTKPVHDGGVGFGMKWMMGWMHDTLDYFKEDFSNRKFHHHKLTFASMYMYNENYMMPLSHDEVVHGKASLIYKMKGDEWQKFANLRALYVYMFTHPGAKLLFMGDEFGQTSEWDFTKSLDWHLLKYPVHKGLQELVKELNHLYRSECALYENQFDKSGFEWVEADDLENSVYIYLRKGKRRDDVMMIALNLEPNIMDYKIGIPAGTHWEVILSSDDEKYSGSGVQPEIVEEKYEEWRGHQKSMTIKLPPLAGVVLRQKKDKKYKLHRIKHKR; this is encoded by the coding sequence ATGAATTCTGTTAAAACCTATACGCTTTTCACTGATCATGATGTTTACCTTTTCAAAGAAGGCAGGCATTATAAGCTGTATGGTAAATTTGGAGCACATTCAGTGGTAAAAGAAGGGGTAAAAGGAATTTATTTTTCAGTATGGGCACCTAATGCAACGAAAGTATCAGTAATCGGAAATTTTAATAACTGGAATCATAAAGATCATATTTTATTTCCGAGATGGGACGAATCAGGTATCTGGGAAGGATTTATTGAGGGATTAAGCTGGGGTACGCTATATAAATATGCGATCGAAACACCCAGAGGTGAAATTCTGGAAAAAAGCGACCCGTATGCTTTAAGCTGGGAGCAGAATATTCAGGCTGCTTCATTAGTGTCCACTACCTGGTATGAATGGAATGATCAGGAGTGGATGGGGAACCGCTGGAAAAATAATAGTTTGGAAGCGCCTGTCTCTGTTTATGAACTGCATCTGGGGTCATGGGTAAGAGAAGAAGAGCATCCGGACCGGTTTTTAAATTATCGGGATATTGCAAGAAAATTAGTTCCCTATATAATGGAAATGGGATTTACCCACGTAGAGTTTATGCCAGTAATGGAATATCCGTATGATCCCAGCTGGGGATATCAGATTACGGGATTTTATGCGGCAACTTCACGTTTTGGTTCACCTCAGGATCTTATGTATTTTATTGATGAACTTCATAAAAACGGAATAGGAGTTCTTTTAGATTGGGTACCCTCTCACTTTCCCGGAGATGCGAATGGACTGTATCGTTTTGACGGATCTCATTTATATGAACATCCGGACCCAAAAAAAGGGTTTCATCCGGATTGGAAATCGCATATTTTCAATTATGGAAGAAATGAAGTGAAATCTTTCCTGATTTCAAATGCCATGTTCTGGCTGGATCGGTATCATGCTGACGGACTGCGTGTAGATGCGGTAACATCCATGCTTCATTTAGATTATTCAAGAAACGAAGGGGAATGGGACCCTAATATATATGGTGAAAATGTGAACCTGGAAGCTAAAGCTTTTCTACAGGAATTTAATACCGCTGTTTACAAAGAGTTTGGAAACAGTATTATAACAATTGCGGAAGAAAGCTCTGACTTCCCCATGCTTACGAAACCTGTTCATGACGGAGGGGTAGGTTTTGGAATGAAATGGATGATGGGCTGGATGCATGATACACTGGATTATTTTAAAGAAGATTTTTCTAACCGTAAATTCCATCATCATAAGCTTACGTTCGCTTCCATGTATATGTATAACGAAAATTATATGATGCCCCTGTCCCATGATGAAGTGGTCCATGGAAAAGCGAGTTTAATCTATAAAATGAAGGGCGACGAGTGGCAGAAATTTGCCAATCTCCGTGCTCTGTATGTATACATGTTTACCCATCCGGGAGCAAAACTGCTTTTTATGGGTGACGAATTCGGGCAGACCAGTGAGTGGGATTTTACCAAAAGCCTCGATTGGCATTTATTGAAATATCCGGTTCATAAAGGATTACAGGAGCTTGTAAAAGAACTGAATCATCTGTACAGATCAGAATGTGCCCTTTATGAAAATCAATTTGATAAGAGTGGTTTTGAGTGGGTGGAAGCAGATGATCTGGAAAACTCAGTCTATATATACCTTAGGAAGGGCAAGAGAAGAGATGATGTAATGATGATTGCGCTGAATCTTGAGCCTAACATAATGGATTATAAAATCGGAATTCCTGCCGGTACACACTGGGAGGTTATTCTTAGCTCTGATGATGAAAAATACAGCGGAAGCGGTGTCCAGCCTGAAATAGTAGAGGAGAAATATGAAGAATGGAGAGGCCATCAGAAATCAATGACTATCAAGCTGCCCCCTTTAGCAGGAGTTGTTTTAAGGCAGAAGAAAGATAAAAAATATAAATTACACAGAATTAAACATAAGAGATAA
- a CDS encoding alpha/beta hydrolase-fold protein — MRFELYTEEKDDRPVFITGNFNNWNPKNYAFQLTKVDSFNYFIEIEDQILATEIEYKFTKGGWENVELDKHGKITPNRKVKKSDSKISDTVEKWRLNWGPFKEEYFPTAEVISEKFYIPQLDRYRKVWALLPYDYHTTDKRYPVLYLQDAQNLFNEGSGFGNWEIDKKLSILAEYGRGDVIIIAIEHGSEDRIKEYIFDNDNIANGSEGKKYIRFITDTLKPFVDENYRTRKDRENTGIGGSSLGALISIYSGFLYPEVYSKLLIFSPSLWAEPNNNFPMMNFRVPFKIKIYLYGGGQEGSKMVKRIHILKNI; from the coding sequence ATGAGGTTTGAACTTTATACAGAAGAAAAAGACGACAGACCGGTATTTATTACCGGAAATTTCAACAACTGGAACCCCAAAAACTATGCCTTTCAGCTTACAAAAGTGGATTCATTCAATTATTTTATAGAAATTGAAGATCAGATTCTTGCTACAGAAATTGAATATAAGTTTACCAAAGGAGGCTGGGAGAACGTAGAACTGGATAAGCATGGAAAGATTACTCCCAACCGGAAAGTGAAAAAATCAGATTCCAAAATTTCGGATACTGTTGAAAAATGGAGGTTAAACTGGGGGCCTTTCAAAGAAGAATATTTTCCCACAGCAGAGGTTATATCTGAAAAATTCTATATTCCGCAGCTTGACCGTTACCGTAAAGTCTGGGCGCTTTTACCTTATGACTATCATACCACAGACAAACGATATCCTGTTTTATACCTTCAGGATGCCCAGAATCTGTTCAATGAAGGAAGTGGTTTCGGGAACTGGGAGATTGATAAAAAACTTTCTATTCTTGCTGAATATGGCCGTGGCGACGTTATCATCATTGCCATAGAGCACGGCAGCGAAGACAGAATAAAAGAATATATTTTCGACAATGATAATATTGCCAACGGCTCTGAAGGGAAAAAATATATCCGCTTTATCACAGATACTCTAAAACCGTTTGTTGATGAAAACTACAGAACCAGGAAAGACCGTGAGAACACAGGAATCGGAGGCAGTTCTTTAGGAGCGCTGATCAGCATATACAGCGGTTTTCTTTATCCTGAAGTATATTCAAAATTATTGATATTCTCTCCTTCTTTATGGGCAGAACCTAACAACAACTTTCCGATGATGAATTTCCGGGTTCCTTTTAAAATAAAAATTTATCTATATGGCGGCGGACAGGAAGGATCCAAAATGGTAAAAAGAATTCACATTTTGAAGAATATATGA
- a CDS encoding M17 family metallopeptidase, producing MKLINKKDKNYTQVFHIFTEEEWAKTSKNFNKNISTFFTGKKYEVFINAHEEGITYFIGLGKSGLQNFEIQQVAVKFSQTQKEKIQTVPTLFLADFMNEKQFEEFAKGLLTGTYHYPFQKSHAFWDAKFEIHFENLSQKKLDHISQKAEALSNGQTACQDWLNKPANLKKPDIFNIYLKNLAKKHELKYTVFNRKKCEELGLGAYLSVNQGSAYDAAFTILEYKTTVKNAKTFGLVGKCVLFDTGGISLKNSANLHYMKSDMGGATAVLGTLIYAAEMKLPVNIIAILPVTDNAISEKALLPSDVITAYNGKTIEVLDTDAEGRLILADGLSYLSKNYKTDYLIDLATLTGSSVRMFGDTCGALFSNSEELKNILLKTGDHTNQRLWNLPLWDVWKDDIQSDVADLKNISMKPIGDCIIAAKFLEQFIENHSKWAHLDIAGVAFGKVGYAKEKAATGFGVQLLVDLIENYH from the coding sequence ATGAAATTAATTAATAAAAAAGACAAAAATTACACTCAGGTTTTTCACATATTCACGGAGGAAGAATGGGCGAAAACAAGTAAAAATTTCAATAAAAATATTTCTACTTTTTTTACGGGAAAGAAGTATGAGGTTTTCATTAATGCCCATGAAGAAGGTATTACCTATTTTATTGGATTAGGAAAGTCGGGGTTACAGAATTTCGAAATCCAACAGGTTGCTGTAAAGTTTTCACAGACTCAAAAAGAAAAAATACAGACAGTTCCTACTTTATTTCTGGCAGATTTTATGAATGAAAAACAATTCGAAGAATTTGCCAAGGGATTATTGACCGGAACCTACCATTATCCATTTCAAAAAAGCCATGCTTTCTGGGATGCAAAATTTGAAATACACTTTGAAAATCTGAGCCAGAAAAAACTTGATCATATTAGTCAAAAAGCGGAAGCGTTAAGCAATGGACAGACTGCGTGTCAGGACTGGCTTAATAAACCTGCCAACCTTAAGAAACCCGACATTTTCAATATATATCTTAAAAATTTGGCCAAAAAGCATGAATTAAAGTATACCGTTTTCAACAGGAAAAAATGTGAAGAATTGGGACTAGGCGCTTACCTTTCTGTAAATCAGGGAAGTGCTTATGATGCAGCGTTCACTATTTTAGAATATAAAACCACTGTTAAAAATGCGAAGACCTTTGGATTGGTTGGGAAATGTGTGTTATTTGATACTGGCGGTATATCGTTGAAAAATTCAGCTAATCTGCATTATATGAAATCTGATATGGGAGGTGCTACAGCGGTTCTGGGAACACTGATCTATGCAGCTGAGATGAAGTTACCAGTCAATATCATAGCTATTCTGCCTGTCACAGATAATGCAATATCAGAAAAAGCACTGCTTCCAAGTGATGTCATCACAGCTTATAACGGAAAGACCATTGAGGTACTCGACACGGATGCTGAAGGACGACTGATCCTGGCTGACGGACTCTCTTATCTTTCTAAAAACTACAAAACGGATTACCTTATTGATCTTGCTACTTTAACGGGAAGTTCGGTGAGAATGTTTGGAGATACTTGCGGAGCCCTATTTTCCAATAGTGAAGAATTAAAAAATATATTATTAAAAACGGGAGATCATACCAATCAAAGATTATGGAATCTGCCTTTATGGGATGTTTGGAAAGATGATATTCAATCTGATGTGGCTGATCTTAAAAACATCTCTATGAAACCCATAGGAGACTGTATTATTGCTGCAAAATTTTTAGAACAATTCATTGAAAACCATTCTAAATGGGCTCATTTGGACATTGCTGGAGTAGCCTTTGGAAAGGTGGGATATGCCAAAGAAAAAGCAGCAACAGGTTTTGGAGTTCAGTTGCTCGTGGATTTAATTGAAAATTATCACTAA
- a CDS encoding acetyl-CoA carboxylase biotin carboxylase subunit family protein has product MEKKTIVCISCYYKGYDFMDEMKTLGNKIILVTSENLKEKNWPWHAIDEVFYMPELKPSVWNLEHLIQGFSHLMKTRKVDAVVALDDYDVEKAALIRETFRIPGMGQTTHRYFRDKLAMRQKAKDSGISVPEFTAVFNDDEVNEFISRVPAPWVLKPRSEASASGIRKITTKEQLHEALEVLGEERHLFLLESFKPGDVYHVDSLTFNKEIVFTSASRYLSPPMQVSHEGGVFRSKTLGRYSDEFKALEEMNSKVLSNFGLLNGATHTEFIRGQEDGQWYFLETSSRVGGAHIPDLVEASSGINIWREWAKIEDALLRGKSYRVSPPTGYYSGLIVALIKDKEPDYSDFQCEEIVKFLPIDYHVGIVYKSSDADMIQKRLDTAAEMIHAEMLNILPPKSSKLTS; this is encoded by the coding sequence ATGGAGAAGAAAACTATTGTATGTATTTCGTGCTACTACAAAGGCTACGATTTTATGGACGAAATGAAGACACTCGGTAATAAAATCATCTTAGTAACATCTGAAAACCTTAAAGAAAAAAACTGGCCCTGGCATGCTATTGATGAAGTTTTTTATATGCCGGAACTAAAACCGTCTGTATGGAATCTTGAACATCTTATCCAGGGATTTTCACACCTCATGAAAACCAGGAAAGTAGATGCTGTAGTGGCACTTGATGATTATGATGTGGAAAAAGCTGCATTAATCAGGGAAACATTCCGCATTCCCGGAATGGGACAGACCACTCACCGCTATTTCAGGGATAAGCTGGCAATGCGGCAAAAGGCTAAAGATTCAGGCATCAGTGTTCCGGAATTTACAGCAGTATTTAATGATGATGAAGTTAATGAGTTTATATCCCGGGTACCGGCACCATGGGTACTGAAACCCCGTTCAGAAGCTTCAGCATCAGGAATCAGGAAGATTACAACCAAGGAACAACTTCATGAAGCTCTAGAAGTTCTTGGAGAAGAACGACACCTTTTTTTATTGGAAAGCTTTAAGCCCGGAGACGTGTATCATGTAGACAGCCTTACATTCAATAAAGAGATTGTATTCACTTCAGCCTCCAGGTATCTGTCCCCTCCTATGCAGGTTTCGCATGAGGGAGGTGTATTCAGGTCAAAAACCCTTGGAAGATATTCTGATGAATTCAAGGCACTGGAAGAAATGAATTCCAAAGTACTTTCGAATTTCGGTCTTCTTAACGGAGCTACCCATACAGAATTTATCCGGGGACAAGAAGATGGCCAATGGTATTTCCTTGAAACCTCATCAAGAGTAGGTGGTGCCCATATTCCAGATCTTGTGGAAGCATCAAGCGGAATCAATATATGGCGAGAATGGGCTAAAATAGAAGATGCTCTTCTCAGAGGTAAAAGCTACAGGGTTTCACCTCCTACAGGATACTATTCCGGGCTGATTGTTGCTCTGATTAAAGATAAAGAACCCGATTACAGCGATTTCCAATGTGAAGAAATTGTAAAGTTCCTCCCAATAGACTATCATGTGGGAATTGTTTACAAATCCAGTGATGCAGATATGATACAGAAAAGGCTGGACACTGCTGCAGAAATGATTCATGCAGAAATGCTGAACATTCTGCCGCCTAAAAGCAGTAAGTTAACTTCATAA
- a CDS encoding alpha/beta hydrolase-fold protein → MPHIEHTDYYSNILGISLKVEVTGHYGHPIIMFPTSQGQYTQNHDFHLNGSINWYIEQGKVKLYNIQTIDGWSFYDEKITPQQRIRNYERYVQFLIQEFIPYIQKLHKEHRVAVAGASFGGYHAANFAFRFPDVVSHLFCLSGAFSIRNFMDGYSDELVYFNCPREFVRNDDAWKYKHMHIVLSTSDQDICRDKNIEMAEILKAKGIDFWYDERKWIGHDWPLWRMVFPTFIGAYFS, encoded by the coding sequence ATGCCTCATATAGAACACACAGATTATTATTCGAATATATTAGGAATAAGCCTTAAAGTGGAGGTAACAGGGCATTATGGCCATCCTATTATTATGTTTCCAACTTCACAGGGGCAATATACCCAGAATCATGATTTTCATCTTAACGGAAGTATCAATTGGTATATAGAACAGGGAAAGGTAAAACTTTATAATATTCAGACAATTGACGGCTGGAGTTTTTATGATGAAAAAATAACACCTCAGCAAAGAATAAGAAATTATGAACGCTATGTACAGTTTTTGATTCAGGAGTTTATCCCTTACATTCAGAAACTCCATAAAGAGCATCGTGTAGCAGTCGCCGGGGCCAGCTTCGGAGGTTATCATGCAGCCAATTTCGCATTCAGGTTTCCAGATGTGGTTTCCCATTTATTCTGCCTTTCAGGAGCGTTCAGTATCCGGAACTTTATGGACGGCTATTCTGATGAACTGGTCTACTTTAACTGCCCCAGAGAGTTTGTACGGAATGATGATGCCTGGAAATACAAACATATGCATATTGTATTAAGTACTTCTGATCAGGATATCTGCAGAGATAAGAATATCGAAATGGCTGAAATTTTAAAAGCAAAAGGCATTGATTTCTGGTATGACGAAAGAAAATGGATCGGTCATGACTGGCCATTATGGAGAATGGTGTTTCCAACATTTATAGGAGCCTATTTCTCTTAA
- a CDS encoding RimK family alpha-L-glutamate ligase, with protein MTKKVGILFGMEDTFPWAFIDKVNELGGGDIVAEPVTIDKLEQGADYGYAVIIDRISQDVPFYRAYLKNAALNGTYVINNPFWWSADEKFFNNALMSKLGIPLPKTVLLPSYERPDNTSETSFRNLKFPHDWEYIFEHIGFPAYMKPHDGGGWKSVYRVENPDDLWNKLGETEQLVMMVQEEIVFDDYYRVYCLGRKYVHIMPYEPRNEPHLRYATTHQTQGKELEKLLKTIHDYTITMNEALGYDFNTVEFAVRDGIPYAIDFCNPAPDADRNSVGEENFAWIIEHAAKLAVEKAKEYVPGKPNIEWGTFVKNSIK; from the coding sequence ATGACAAAAAAAGTAGGAATTTTATTCGGTATGGAAGATACGTTTCCCTGGGCATTTATTGATAAAGTAAATGAGCTGGGTGGCGGAGATATTGTAGCGGAGCCTGTAACCATTGACAAACTGGAACAGGGAGCAGATTATGGCTATGCTGTAATCATCGACAGAATTTCGCAGGATGTTCCCTTTTACAGAGCTTATCTGAAGAATGCAGCACTTAATGGTACTTATGTGATCAACAATCCTTTCTGGTGGAGTGCTGATGAGAAATTTTTTAATAATGCACTGATGTCTAAGCTAGGAATTCCTCTTCCTAAGACTGTTTTGCTACCGTCCTATGAAAGACCGGACAATACGTCGGAAACTTCATTCAGGAATCTGAAATTCCCCCATGACTGGGAGTATATATTCGAGCATATTGGTTTTCCGGCTTACATGAAACCCCATGACGGAGGTGGGTGGAAAAGTGTTTACAGGGTAGAGAATCCGGATGATCTTTGGAATAAATTAGGAGAAACAGAACAGCTGGTAATGATGGTTCAGGAAGAAATTGTCTTTGATGACTATTACAGGGTATACTGCCTTGGCAGAAAATACGTCCACATTATGCCTTATGAGCCCAGAAATGAACCCCATCTAAGATATGCCACTACTCACCAGACCCAGGGGAAAGAGCTTGAAAAATTGTTGAAAACCATTCATGATTATACGATTACAATGAATGAGGCTCTTGGATATGATTTCAACACCGTGGAGTTTGCTGTAAGAGATGGTATTCCTTATGCTATCGACTTCTGTAACCCGGCTCCTGATGCAGACAGAAACTCTGTAGGAGAGGAAAATTTCGCGTGGATCATAGAACATGCTGCCAAACTGGCTGTAGAAAAAGCTAAAGAATATGTTCCGGGGAAACCTAATATTGAATGGGGGACTTTTGTGAAAAATTCCATAAAATAA
- a CDS encoding carboxylate-amine ligase codes for MHQFTIGIEEEYQIIDVDSRDLVSHVSKIIEGGKAVLSENLKHEMHESMIEMETGICQNIQEARAELTSLRRHLINTAHEQGLRVSGGGTHPFSHWSDNTITQGERYVKIVDDMGDVARENLIFGLHVHIGIPNREEGVRIQNVMRYFLPHVYALSTNSPFWIGRYTGFKSYRQEIFVKFPRTGIPSYFNSLAEFDSYVDLLVKTGTIDNAKKIWWDLRVHPFYPTIEFRICDMPLRIDETVCLAAIMQSLVAKIYKLHQQNLSFRSYRRLLLNENKWRASKSGIEAHLIDFGKEESVPYPYLLKELLEFIDDVVDDLGCRHEVEYAWKILENGTGADRQLQIFKETGDLTKVVDYMISETEYGITHGETAS; via the coding sequence ATGCATCAGTTTACTATTGGAATTGAAGAAGAATATCAGATCATTGATGTTGACAGCAGAGATCTTGTTTCTCACGTTTCAAAAATCATTGAAGGTGGAAAAGCTGTTTTAAGTGAAAATTTAAAACACGAAATGCATGAATCCATGATTGAAATGGAAACAGGCATCTGCCAGAATATTCAGGAGGCCAGAGCAGAATTAACGAGTTTAAGAAGACATCTTATCAATACTGCTCATGAACAGGGACTTCGTGTTTCCGGAGGGGGTACACATCCTTTTTCGCATTGGTCTGACAATACGATCACCCAGGGGGAAAGATATGTGAAAATTGTAGATGATATGGGAGATGTAGCCCGGGAAAATCTTATTTTTGGACTTCATGTACACATCGGGATCCCAAATCGTGAAGAAGGAGTGAGAATTCAGAATGTGATGCGCTATTTTCTGCCTCACGTGTATGCTCTTTCTACTAACTCGCCATTTTGGATCGGAAGATATACCGGCTTCAAATCCTACAGACAGGAAATTTTCGTAAAATTTCCGAGAACCGGTATTCCGAGTTATTTTAATTCTCTGGCAGAATTTGACAGCTATGTTGATCTTCTGGTGAAGACCGGAACCATTGACAATGCCAAGAAAATATGGTGGGATCTGCGGGTTCACCCATTCTACCCTACTATTGAATTCAGAATCTGCGATATGCCTTTAAGGATTGACGAAACAGTATGTCTAGCAGCCATCATGCAGAGTTTGGTGGCAAAGATCTATAAGCTGCATCAGCAGAATCTGAGTTTCAGAAGCTACAGAAGGCTGCTGCTGAATGAAAATAAATGGCGTGCTTCCAAAAGTGGTATTGAAGCTCATTTGATTGATTTTGGAAAAGAGGAATCAGTTCCTTATCCATATTTATTAAAAGAACTGCTAGAGTTTATTGATGATGTGGTAGATGATTTGGGGTGCCGTCATGAGGTAGAATATGCCTGGAAAATTCTGGAAAACGGAACCGGAGCAGACCGACAGCTTCAGATCTTTAAGGAAACAGGCGATCTTACAAAAGTTGTAGATTATATGATTTCTGAAACAGAATATGGCATCACCCATGGGGAAACTGCTTCATAA
- a CDS encoding type 1 glutamine amidotransferase, with amino-acid sequence MKDIRIALLDMNNNHVNQGFRNIKEISEAFQNSSEENVTIKTFDVRFKDEMPEITDFDIFISSGGPGTPHREGLAWEDRFADFLNAVFEHNQHSDDKKYLFLICHSFQLASIHWQLGNICKRKSYSFGVMPVHKTKEGKEEFLFKNLKDPFYAVDSRAYQFIEPDHDRLEELGMTIMAIEKFRPHINLERAVMAVRFSDEIFGTQFHPEANPESLIENLKDDKNREAMIENFGMEKYLETMDRIDDEDKIILTRNQILPKFLQFAKKNILKEIESLA; translated from the coding sequence ATGAAAGATATTCGAATTGCCCTTCTGGACATGAATAACAACCATGTCAATCAAGGCTTTAGAAACATTAAAGAAATTTCTGAAGCTTTTCAGAATAGCTCTGAAGAAAACGTTACCATCAAAACGTTTGATGTAAGGTTTAAAGATGAAATGCCGGAGATTACAGACTTTGATATTTTTATTTCTTCGGGCGGACCGGGAACTCCTCACAGAGAAGGTCTTGCCTGGGAAGACAGATTCGCTGATTTTTTGAATGCTGTTTTTGAGCATAATCAGCATAGTGATGATAAAAAATATCTATTCCTGATCTGTCACTCATTCCAACTGGCAAGCATTCACTGGCAGTTAGGCAATATCTGTAAAAGAAAATCCTACTCTTTCGGCGTAATGCCTGTTCACAAAACAAAGGAAGGCAAAGAAGAGTTTTTATTTAAAAATCTTAAAGATCCATTCTATGCAGTAGACTCCAGAGCCTATCAGTTTATTGAGCCGGATCATGACCGTTTGGAAGAACTTGGAATGACCATAATGGCTATTGAGAAGTTCCGCCCTCATATTAATCTCGAAAGAGCAGTGATGGCTGTTCGTTTCTCAGATGAAATATTCGGAACCCAGTTTCACCCTGAAGCCAACCCAGAGTCTCTGATTGAAAATCTGAAAGATGATAAAAACAGAGAAGCGATGATTGAAAACTTTGGAATGGAAAAATATCTTGAAACGATGGACAGAATAGATGATGAAGATAAAATCATCCTGACCAGAAATCAGATTCTTCCAAAATTCCTTCAGTTTGCAAAAAAAAACATTTTGAAAGAAATTGAGTCTTTGGCTTAG
- a CDS encoding 4Fe-4S binding protein gives MAFTIGEKILVQGEHCIECTMCVPECPEQAIDDTEMYLDVGGYVSLKGVTISINVEKCTGCGDCIPVCPTSVFSYLNQPNPDPGGNNNGGGTVGGGNQPGEDGQDKDPCLQASKSAAHATQLSQTNAFNNAFNTIGGMNDGKEHGYVLGSQNGAIVSTDIQHGGPNNMTLNHNFENPVGSIHIHPANDSPPSVGDVYSLINAYNGNNTYTTYYVMNPDGTVYALAVTDPAAMSQFLQNHPYTQIPGYAPNFPPPLFDEWNDFDGSWEMSLSHILDKYDAGMALLKRDNQGNFKKIKIDTKKNPDGTITNTQTTCP, from the coding sequence ATGGCTTTTACTATTGGCGAAAAAATTCTGGTACAGGGTGAACATTGTATAGAATGTACTATGTGTGTTCCGGAGTGTCCGGAACAGGCTATAGATGATACTGAAATGTATTTGGATGTAGGTGGATATGTATCTCTTAAGGGGGTAACAATATCAATAAATGTAGAAAAATGTACCGGTTGTGGCGACTGTATTCCAGTCTGTCCCACTTCAGTTTTTTCTTACTTAAATCAACCTAATCCTGATCCTGGAGGCAATAATAATGGAGGAGGTACTGTTGGTGGTGGTAATCAACCCGGAGAGGATGGACAAGATAAAGATCCTTGCTTACAAGCTTCCAAATCCGCTGCTCACGCAACACAATTATCTCAAACTAATGCATTTAATAATGCATTCAACACAATCGGAGGAATGAATGATGGAAAAGAGCACGGTTATGTACTCGGAAGTCAAAATGGAGCGATTGTTTCTACCGACATACAGCATGGAGGTCCGAATAACATGACTTTGAATCATAATTTTGAAAATCCAGTGGGGAGCATACATATCCATCCGGCCAACGATTCACCTCCCTCAGTAGGAGACGTATATTCTCTGATCAATGCTTACAACGGCAATAATACTTATACCACCTATTATGTAATGAATCCCGATGGTACAGTTTATGCTCTGGCAGTAACTGATCCTGCTGCTATGAGCCAATTTCTACAGAACCATCCTTATACACAAATCCCAGGATATGCACCCAATTTTCCACCACCATTATTTGATGAATGGAATGATTTTGATGGAAGCTGGGAAATGTCATTGTCTCATATTCTGGATAAATATGATGCAGGAATGGCTTTATTAAAAAGAGATAATCAGGGGAATTTTAAAAAAATAAAGATTGATACCAAAAAAAATCCTGACGGAACTATTACTAACACTCAAACAACCTGCCCTTAA